A genome region from Streptomyces pratensis includes the following:
- a CDS encoding sensor histidine kinase, translated as MNTDVAPRLVWWQQAWRLGAAAAVGIPLWLSIGVLLRGQTDETGAWFVIGDPLVAFGCLTALLWRRRFPLAVAMTVVIASTASALASGAAFLALVSISTRRRPVEIGVVALALVTASQFTGGFYPVQSSPGLLWYQLAFPALIAGIAVAMGMAIGGRRVEVRSLRERAESAEREQTARAAQARALERNRIAREMHDVLAHRISLVAMQAGVLDHRSGLTTEESRALVRGIADGSHQALEELRDVLGVLRADPGRPEPPQPSLDRIPELIAEARTSGLDVTLTGTVAGTPSDAVGRTCYRIVQEGLTNAAKHAPGAHVHITLEGTAGDNLSVSVHNSPSTTATSGPPTSGFGLLGLTERISLAGGELSHHSTPDNGYVLTARLPWPNPTHEKRV; from the coding sequence GTGAACACGGACGTAGCGCCACGGCTCGTGTGGTGGCAGCAGGCATGGCGGCTGGGTGCGGCCGCGGCAGTGGGGATACCGCTCTGGCTGTCCATCGGTGTGTTGCTGCGGGGGCAGACGGACGAAACGGGCGCGTGGTTCGTCATCGGTGATCCGCTGGTGGCCTTCGGCTGCCTGACGGCGCTTCTGTGGCGGCGGCGGTTCCCGCTCGCCGTCGCCATGACGGTCGTGATCGCCTCGACCGCGTCGGCACTCGCTTCCGGCGCCGCGTTCCTGGCGCTGGTTTCGATCTCCACGCGTCGTCGTCCGGTGGAGATCGGGGTCGTCGCTCTGGCCTTGGTGACCGCGTCACAGTTCACCGGCGGGTTCTACCCGGTCCAGAGCTCGCCCGGCCTGTTGTGGTACCAGCTCGCGTTCCCGGCACTGATCGCGGGCATCGCGGTGGCCATGGGCATGGCCATCGGGGGGCGGCGCGTCGAAGTGCGGTCCTTGCGAGAGCGGGCGGAGAGCGCGGAACGTGAGCAGACCGCACGAGCGGCGCAGGCACGTGCCCTGGAGCGGAACCGGATCGCCCGCGAGATGCACGACGTACTCGCACACCGGATCTCCCTGGTCGCCATGCAGGCCGGAGTGCTGGACCACCGCAGCGGCCTCACCACGGAGGAAAGCCGCGCGCTGGTCCGCGGTATCGCCGACGGCTCCCACCAGGCCCTGGAAGAACTACGGGATGTCCTCGGCGTGCTCCGGGCCGACCCGGGCCGCCCGGAACCACCCCAACCCTCCCTCGACCGCATCCCCGAACTGATAGCCGAAGCCCGCACATCCGGACTGGACGTCACGCTCACCGGCACCGTGGCGGGAACACCGTCCGATGCCGTCGGACGCACCTGCTACCGGATCGTCCAGGAAGGACTGACCAACGCCGCAAAACACGCCCCAGGTGCGCACGTACACATCACCCTCGAAGGAACAGCCGGCGACAACCTCAGCGTCAGCGTCCACAACTCCCCTTCCACCACGGCAACCTCAGGACCACCGACATCGGGATTCGGTCTGTTGGGCCTCACAGAACGCATCAGCCTCGCCGGCGGAGAACTCAGCCACCACAGCACACCCGACAACGGATACGTCCTCACGGCGCGGCTACCCTGGCCGAACCCCACCCACGAAAAGAGAGTATGA